In one Nocardioides sp. NBC_00368 genomic region, the following are encoded:
- a CDS encoding formimidoylglutamate deiminase — MSPGTIRIHAERALVDGAEVTDVVIEVTDGRISAITPSDGAQTADLRLGTVLAGSGNAHSHAFHRALRGRTHDQGGDFWRWREQMYAVADRLTPDSYEQLAEAVFAEMLVTGWTSVAEFHYIHHRPDGSPYEDPNAFGAALIRAAASVGIRLALLDTLYLTSAPGRPLLPEQRRFGDGTAAAWLDRWRRLHEQQHTVGAAIHSVRAVSPDDIALVAEGLPPEAPLHVHLSEQPAENEQSLAAYGRTPTQVLADAGALSPRTWLVHATHLTEDDMALIAESGAGVLMCPTTEADLGDGIGPARELADHGVRIALGSDQNAVIDPWLEVRGLEAGERLRSRKRGRFSLTDLESARTTDGYAACGLTGGLRVGASADLVEIDPDSVRTAGAALDQLALVATATDVTRVVVGGQVVAENGRLADGRDPAILVTDALKELR; from the coding sequence ATGAGCCCCGGCACGATCCGGATCCACGCCGAGCGGGCCCTGGTCGACGGTGCCGAGGTCACCGACGTCGTGATCGAGGTGACCGACGGCCGGATCTCCGCTATCACCCCGAGCGACGGCGCGCAGACCGCCGACCTCCGCCTCGGCACCGTGCTCGCCGGCTCCGGCAACGCCCACTCCCACGCCTTCCACCGCGCGCTGCGCGGCCGGACGCACGACCAGGGCGGCGACTTCTGGCGCTGGCGCGAACAGATGTACGCCGTCGCCGACCGCCTCACCCCCGACTCCTACGAGCAGCTGGCCGAGGCCGTCTTCGCCGAGATGCTGGTGACCGGCTGGACGTCGGTCGCCGAGTTCCACTACATCCATCACCGGCCCGACGGCTCGCCCTACGAGGATCCCAACGCCTTCGGCGCAGCGCTCATCCGCGCCGCCGCGAGCGTCGGGATCCGCCTGGCCCTCCTCGACACGCTCTACCTGACCAGCGCCCCGGGCAGACCGCTCCTCCCCGAGCAGCGCCGCTTCGGCGACGGCACCGCGGCCGCCTGGCTCGACCGCTGGCGCCGCCTCCACGAGCAGCAGCACACCGTCGGCGCGGCCATCCACTCCGTACGCGCGGTCTCCCCCGACGACATCGCTCTGGTCGCCGAGGGGCTACCCCCTGAGGCGCCCCTGCACGTCCACCTCTCCGAGCAGCCGGCGGAGAACGAGCAGTCGCTGGCCGCGTACGGACGGACGCCGACGCAGGTGCTCGCCGATGCCGGTGCGCTCTCGCCGCGCACCTGGCTGGTCCACGCCACCCATCTGACCGAGGACGACATGGCCCTCATCGCAGAGAGCGGCGCGGGGGTGCTGATGTGCCCGACCACCGAGGCCGACCTCGGCGACGGCATCGGCCCGGCCCGAGAGCTGGCCGACCACGGAGTACGGATCGCCCTCGGCTCCGACCAGAACGCTGTCATCGACCCCTGGCTCGAGGTGCGCGGCCTGGAGGCCGGCGAACGCCTGCGGTCCCGGAAGCGCGGCCGCTTCTCCCTCACCGACCTCGAGTCCGCCCGCACGACCGACGGCTACGCCGCCTGCGGCCTGACCGGCGGCCTCCGGGTCGGTGCCAGCGCCGACCTGGTGGAGATCGACCCCGATTCCGTACGCACCGCCGGAGCCGCCCTCGACCAGCTCGCCCTCGTGGCGACCGCCACCGACGTGACCAGGGTCGTCGTCGGCGGACAGGTGGTGGCCGAGAACGGTCGGCTGGCCGACGGCCGCGACCCGGCCATCCTGGTGACCGACGCACTGAAGGAGCTCCGATGA
- the hutI gene encoding imidazolonepropionase gives MSLLLTDIGELTTHTDEHGTLHDAALVVEDGRIAWIGPAERAPAADFREGLAGRAVLPGWVDSHTHLASMGDRAEEFVDRMAGRPYEAGGIMRTVEATRAATDDDLRARARWLRTEAYRGGTTTIEAKTGYGLDVETEQRLARISAEHAESVTYLGAHVVPAGADRRAYIDLVTGPMLAAVAPYATHIDVFCETGAFDVEESREILLAGRDAGLGVKVHGNQLGESGGVQLAVELGARSVDHCNHLSREDIEALAGSTTVATILPACDLSTREPLAPARDLVDAGATIAIASNCNPGSSFTTSMAFCVATAVLQQRLTFEEALWAATVGGATALGLDDSAGRITVGGRADLHALDAPSAKHLAYRPGVPLTHKVWKRGASMFTPSNLGG, from the coding sequence ATGAGCCTGCTGCTGACCGACATCGGCGAGCTGACCACCCACACCGACGAGCACGGCACCCTCCACGACGCTGCCCTGGTGGTCGAGGACGGCCGGATCGCCTGGATCGGCCCCGCCGAGCGGGCCCCAGCAGCCGACTTCCGGGAAGGTCTCGCGGGCCGCGCAGTGCTCCCGGGCTGGGTCGACTCCCACACCCACCTGGCCTCGATGGGCGACCGTGCCGAGGAGTTCGTCGACCGGATGGCCGGCCGGCCCTACGAGGCCGGCGGGATCATGCGTACGGTCGAAGCCACCCGCGCCGCCACCGACGACGACCTCCGGGCGCGGGCGCGGTGGCTGCGTACGGAGGCCTACCGTGGCGGCACCACGACGATCGAGGCCAAGACCGGCTACGGCCTCGACGTCGAGACCGAGCAACGGCTGGCCAGGATCAGCGCGGAGCACGCCGAGTCGGTCACCTACCTCGGCGCTCACGTCGTCCCCGCCGGCGCCGACCGTCGTGCCTACATCGACCTGGTGACCGGCCCGATGCTGGCGGCCGTCGCCCCCTACGCGACCCACATCGACGTCTTCTGCGAGACCGGTGCGTTCGACGTCGAGGAGTCCCGCGAGATCCTCCTCGCCGGTCGCGACGCCGGCCTCGGGGTCAAGGTCCACGGCAACCAGCTCGGCGAGTCCGGCGGCGTCCAACTCGCCGTCGAGCTGGGCGCGCGGAGCGTCGACCACTGCAACCACCTGAGTCGCGAAGACATCGAGGCGCTCGCCGGTTCGACGACGGTCGCCACGATCCTTCCCGCCTGCGACCTCTCCACCCGCGAGCCGCTCGCCCCGGCGCGCGACCTGGTCGACGCCGGTGCCACGATCGCGATCGCCTCCAACTGCAACCCCGGCTCCTCCTTCACGACCTCGATGGCCTTCTGCGTCGCCACCGCCGTGCTCCAGCAGCGGCTGACCTTCGAGGAGGCCCTGTGGGCGGCCACGGTCGGCGGCGCCACCGCGCTCGGCCTCGACGACTCGGCGGGCCGGATCACGGTGGGCGGCCGTGCCGACCTGCACGCGCTCGACGCCCCCTCGGCCAAGCACCTGGCCTACCGCCCCGGCGTGCCCCTCACCCACAAGGTCTGGAAACGCGGCGCGAGCATGTTCACGCCCAGTAATCTCGGCGGGTGA
- a CDS encoding fructosamine kinase family protein, whose translation MTQTGPDLLTQRLRQAGIGDVRTVEPATGGLAATAGVAHRANGSRLFVKTFTQPMATDAFAAEAEGLAALRDLGGLTTPDVLTADSHLLVLAMLEPRPSTETFWTDLAHDLARLHTTTTHHRFGWHRDNWLGRRRQRNTWDDDGHTFFAEHRLLRWLEEPAVAAALGPADRAALERLCDRLPDLLPDRPACLTHGDLWTQNILATPDGRPALIDPAVSYMWAEVDLAHLWTTSPPPESQNFFDLYAELVGLDRDWRDRMPILQLRQHLAVIAQFDDDWGAADTVRATLAPFRRGTPTSAVTMEP comes from the coding sequence GTGACCCAGACCGGCCCGGACCTGCTGACCCAGCGACTCCGGCAGGCCGGGATAGGCGACGTCAGGACCGTCGAGCCGGCGACGGGCGGCCTGGCGGCCACCGCCGGCGTCGCCCACCGCGCCAACGGCTCGCGGTTGTTCGTGAAGACGTTCACCCAGCCGATGGCCACCGACGCCTTCGCCGCGGAGGCGGAGGGACTCGCGGCCCTCCGCGACCTCGGCGGGCTGACGACCCCGGACGTGCTCACCGCCGACTCGCACCTCCTCGTCCTCGCGATGCTCGAGCCGAGACCTTCCACCGAGACCTTCTGGACCGACCTGGCCCACGACCTCGCCCGCCTCCACACCACGACGACGCACCATCGGTTCGGGTGGCACCGCGACAACTGGCTCGGCCGGCGACGACAGCGAAACACCTGGGACGACGACGGCCACACCTTCTTCGCGGAACACCGACTGCTGCGCTGGCTCGAGGAGCCCGCGGTCGCCGCCGCCCTCGGCCCCGCCGACCGCGCCGCGCTGGAACGGCTCTGCGACCGGCTGCCCGACCTGCTGCCCGACCGCCCGGCGTGCCTGACCCACGGTGACCTGTGGACCCAGAACATCCTGGCCACCCCCGACGGACGACCCGCACTGATCGACCCGGCCGTCTCCTACATGTGGGCGGAGGTCGACCTCGCCCACCTGTGGACCACATCGCCGCCTCCCGAGTCGCAGAACTTCTTCGACCTCTACGCCGAGCTCGTCGGGCTCGACCGAGACTGGCGCGACCGGATGCCGATCCTCCAGCTCCGCCAGCACCTGGCCGTCATCGCCCAGTTCGACGACGACTGGGGAGCCGCCGACACCGTCCGCGCCACCCTCGCCCCCTTCCGCCGCGGCACCCCGACAAGCGCTGTCACCATGGAGCCATGA
- a CDS encoding arsinothricin resistance N-acetyltransferase ArsN1 family B, whose translation MNPRTIRPATPADAEACAKIYEPYVRETVISFETDPPTTAEMARRIDAATRAHAWLVLETDGEVTGYAYATEHRTRAAYRWACDVSIYLDRDRRGNGAGKALYAALLPILRERGYRRALAGIALPNEASIGLHRSFGFADVGVYRRIGWKLDAWHDVAWMQLDLDPEEQPTTPVAPR comes from the coding sequence ATGAATCCCAGGACCATCCGACCCGCCACCCCGGCCGACGCCGAGGCGTGCGCGAAGATCTACGAGCCGTACGTCCGGGAGACCGTGATCTCCTTCGAGACCGACCCGCCGACGACCGCGGAGATGGCCCGCCGCATCGACGCCGCCACCCGCGCCCACGCCTGGCTGGTCCTGGAGACCGACGGCGAGGTGACCGGCTACGCCTACGCCACCGAGCACCGCACCCGAGCCGCCTACCGCTGGGCCTGCGACGTCAGCATCTACCTCGACCGCGACCGTCGCGGCAACGGCGCCGGCAAGGCCCTCTACGCCGCCCTCCTCCCGATCCTGAGGGAGCGCGGCTACCGCCGGGCACTGGCCGGGATCGCGCTCCCCAACGAGGCGAGCATCGGCCTCCACCGCTCGTTCGGCTTCGCCGACGTCGGCGTCTACCGCCGCATCGGCTGGAAGCTCGACGCCTGGCACGACGTCGCCTGGATGCAGCTGGACCTTGATCCCGAGGAGCAGCCGACGACCCCCGTGGCCCCGAGGTAG
- a CDS encoding CPBP family intramembrane glutamic endopeptidase: MSTVMEPPSGLAYYQVQRSGRSGWGRPLVGLILIGLCVFFVSPAVVLVGFELFFVLTGDDVATGMARVADVENVTPESLAFLLLSLAGAIPAAMLLCWALHGLRPGWLASVERRIRWPWLLQCLGIAAITMVVTVIIASRLPIPGDDLGPSTLNPYTSTMRDFVLVIVLLTPLQAAGEEYLFRGYIFQTFGSLFGGMAWARTVSVTITALLFASAHGSQDLPLFLDRFAFGIVAGICVIATGGIEAGIAMHVLNNFVSLGMAVAFGDISAVLNTSEGSWWRIPVTLVQSGVFLALTVWAARSAGLSTTTKSL; the protein is encoded by the coding sequence ATGAGCACGGTCATGGAGCCGCCCTCGGGACTGGCGTACTACCAGGTGCAGCGCAGCGGGCGCAGCGGCTGGGGGCGACCGCTGGTCGGACTCATCCTGATCGGACTGTGTGTCTTCTTCGTCTCGCCGGCGGTGGTGCTGGTCGGCTTCGAGCTCTTCTTCGTGCTCACCGGCGACGACGTCGCCACCGGGATGGCCCGGGTCGCCGACGTGGAGAACGTCACCCCGGAGTCGCTGGCCTTCCTGCTGCTCTCGCTCGCCGGGGCGATCCCGGCCGCCATGCTGCTGTGCTGGGCCCTGCACGGGCTGCGGCCGGGGTGGCTCGCCTCGGTCGAGCGCCGGATCCGCTGGCCGTGGCTGCTGCAGTGTCTCGGGATCGCGGCGATCACGATGGTGGTCACCGTCATCATCGCCTCGCGGCTGCCGATCCCGGGCGACGATCTCGGGCCCAGCACGCTCAACCCCTACACGAGCACGATGCGCGACTTCGTGCTCGTGATCGTGCTGCTCACCCCGCTGCAGGCTGCGGGGGAGGAGTACCTGTTCCGCGGCTACATCTTCCAGACCTTCGGCTCGCTCTTCGGTGGGATGGCCTGGGCACGGACCGTCTCGGTGACGATCACCGCGCTGCTGTTCGCCTCCGCCCACGGGTCCCAGGACCTCCCTCTGTTCCTGGACCGGTTCGCCTTCGGGATCGTCGCCGGCATCTGCGTGATCGCGACCGGGGGCATCGAGGCGGGCATCGCGATGCACGTCCTCAACAACTTCGTCAGCCTCGGCATGGCGGTCGCCTTCGGCGACATCTCGGCGGTGCTCAACACCTCAGAGGGGTCGTGGTGGCGGATCCCGGTCACCCTGGTCCAGTCGGGGGTCTTCCTGGCGCTGACCGTGTGGGCGGCGCGGTCGGCAGGGCTCTCGACCACGACGAAGAGTCTCTAG
- the gltX gene encoding glutamate--tRNA ligase — protein sequence MAPSPTGSPHVGLVRTALFNWAFARHHGGTFVFRIEDTDKARNTQESYDGLIDLMRWLGLDWDEGVEVGGPYGPYRQSERSEIYADALGRLRASSHVYECYCTGEEVTARYEERLAAYKAAKAAGEKGEAPAQGYDNHCRNLTEDQIKAYEAEGRSSVPRFRMPDGSITFDDLVRGEVTFETKHVPDYALARANGDPLYTLTAPVDDATMNITHVFRGEDLLSSTPRQIALFDAFVDIGLAERAPAYGHLPYVMGQGNKKLSKRDPEAHALKYREEGFLPEGLLNYVALLGWAIAADRDIFTMEEMVEAFEISDVVKNPARFDIKKAEAINASHMRLLPVEEITHRVIPYLKADGVIGDPVHDADAQMLEAAMPLVAERINKLGEASDMLRFLFVPEADFALDEEDAAKLLDEEGLGVVRASHDALVGLSTWSTAAIQDALTAALIDGLGLKPRKAYGPVRVAVTGKRISPPLFESMELLGRERTLGRLKAVLGRS from the coding sequence ATGGCGCCCTCGCCGACGGGTTCGCCCCACGTCGGCCTGGTCCGGACGGCACTGTTCAACTGGGCCTTCGCTCGTCACCACGGCGGCACGTTCGTCTTCCGCATCGAGGACACCGACAAGGCGCGCAACACCCAGGAGTCCTACGACGGGCTCATTGACCTGATGCGCTGGCTCGGCCTCGACTGGGACGAGGGCGTCGAGGTCGGCGGCCCCTACGGCCCCTACCGCCAGTCCGAGCGCTCGGAGATCTACGCCGACGCGCTCGGCCGGCTGCGCGCCTCCTCCCACGTCTACGAGTGCTACTGCACCGGCGAGGAGGTCACCGCCCGCTACGAGGAGCGGCTGGCCGCCTACAAGGCTGCCAAGGCCGCCGGTGAGAAGGGCGAGGCGCCCGCCCAGGGCTACGACAACCACTGCCGCAACCTGACCGAGGACCAGATCAAGGCGTACGAGGCGGAGGGCCGTTCCTCGGTCCCGCGGTTCCGCATGCCCGACGGCTCGATCACCTTCGACGACCTCGTCCGCGGCGAGGTGACCTTCGAGACCAAGCACGTCCCCGACTACGCGCTCGCGCGTGCCAACGGCGACCCGCTCTACACGCTCACCGCGCCGGTCGACGACGCGACCATGAACATCACCCACGTCTTCCGCGGCGAGGACCTGCTGTCCTCGACCCCGCGGCAGATCGCGCTCTTCGACGCCTTCGTCGACATCGGTCTGGCCGAGCGCGCGCCGGCCTACGGTCACCTGCCCTACGTCATGGGCCAGGGCAACAAGAAGCTGTCCAAGCGCGACCCCGAGGCGCACGCGCTGAAGTACCGCGAAGAGGGCTTCCTGCCCGAGGGGCTGCTCAACTACGTGGCGCTGCTCGGCTGGGCGATCGCGGCCGACCGCGACATCTTCACCATGGAGGAGATGGTCGAGGCCTTCGAGATCTCCGACGTGGTCAAGAACCCGGCTCGCTTCGACATCAAGAAGGCCGAGGCGATCAACGCCTCCCACATGCGGCTGCTGCCGGTCGAGGAGATCACCCACCGGGTGATTCCCTACCTCAAGGCCGACGGCGTCATCGGTGATCCCGTGCACGACGCCGACGCGCAGATGCTCGAGGCCGCGATGCCGCTGGTCGCCGAGCGGATCAACAAGCTCGGCGAGGCCTCCGACATGCTGCGGTTCCTCTTCGTCCCCGAGGCCGACTTCGCCCTCGACGAGGAGGACGCCGCCAAGCTGCTCGACGAGGAGGGTCTGGGCGTCGTCCGGGCGTCGCACGACGCCCTTGTCGGTCTCTCCACTTGGTCGACGGCCGCCATCCAGGACGCGCTGACCGCGGCCCTGATCGACGGTCTGGGGCTCAAGCCGCGCAAGGCGTACGGCCCGGTGCGGGTCGCGGTCACCGGCAAGCGGATCAGCCCGCCGCTGTTCGAATCCATGGAGCTGCTCGGCCGGGAGCGTACGCTGGGGCGCCTGAAGGCGGTTCTCGGGAGGAGCTGA
- a CDS encoding fumarylacetoacetate hydrolase family protein — MRIARFTTKGGEPQFGVVMGDLDGYGQLSEDATVVALQGDPLFSGINLTDQVHKFDDVKLLAPVIPRSKVVAVARNYAKHAAELGNEVPEEPLFFIKPNTAVCGPDDAIQRPVGVEDLHFEGELAIVIGRICRDVPVEKVKDVIYGMTVANDVTARDVQRRLKHFSQAKGYDTFCPLGPWIETEVEPEQLAAGVRIQTFLNGDVVQDGTTKDLVHDIPKLIAHISSVMTLLPGDVILTGTPEGVGPMEPGDEIEIFVEGLGALTNKVAQR; from the coding sequence GTGCGCATCGCCAGATTTACGACCAAGGGTGGCGAGCCCCAGTTCGGCGTCGTCATGGGGGACCTCGACGGCTACGGCCAGCTCAGCGAGGACGCGACCGTGGTCGCGCTCCAGGGCGACCCGCTGTTCTCGGGGATCAACCTCACCGATCAGGTCCACAAGTTCGACGACGTCAAGCTGCTCGCGCCGGTGATCCCGCGCAGCAAGGTGGTCGCGGTCGCCCGCAATTACGCCAAGCACGCCGCCGAGCTGGGCAACGAGGTGCCGGAGGAACCGCTCTTCTTCATCAAGCCCAACACCGCGGTCTGCGGCCCGGACGACGCGATCCAGCGGCCCGTGGGAGTCGAGGACCTGCACTTCGAGGGCGAGCTCGCGATCGTGATCGGTCGGATCTGCCGCGATGTCCCGGTGGAGAAGGTGAAGGACGTCATCTACGGGATGACGGTGGCCAACGACGTCACCGCCCGCGACGTCCAGCGCCGGCTGAAGCACTTCTCCCAGGCGAAGGGCTACGACACCTTCTGCCCGCTCGGTCCCTGGATCGAGACCGAGGTCGAGCCGGAGCAGCTGGCGGCCGGCGTACGCATCCAGACATTCCTCAACGGTGACGTCGTCCAGGACGGGACCACGAAGGACCTCGTCCACGACATCCCCAAGCTGATCGCCCACATCAGCAGCGTGATGACGCTGCTGCCGGGCGATGTGATCCTCACCGGCACCCCCGAGGGTGTCGGCCCCATGGAGCCCGGCGACGAGATCGAGATCTTCGTCGAGGGGCTCGGAGCTCTGACGAACAAGGTGGCACAGCGTTGA
- a CDS encoding 3-methyladenine DNA glycosylase, whose protein sequence is MLLSRDEWTQRARSHRERLAPYVEPHLARRGARVKHPVNDFLFTYYSYRPAQLLRWHPGFGVTLSDAAEYADLRGYTNGTVSADFLADKRLLVETLLKLLRATASRDGNFGCFGLHEWAMVYRLTPEQVRHADWSLRLGAAGTDRVVESHRIACSHFDAYRFFTPPAAPLNTLSPRSDDRADFEQPGCLHGNMDLYKHAFRLSPLISSDLVADCFELAWEIRTMDMKAAPYDLAELGLDPIRIETAAGKQEYAAAQRAFAERAAPLRERLIAECERLLREVSRAPSHG, encoded by the coding sequence GTGCTGTTGTCTCGTGACGAGTGGACCCAGCGGGCACGCTCCCACCGCGAGCGCCTGGCGCCCTACGTCGAGCCGCATCTCGCCCGGCGCGGCGCCCGGGTCAAGCACCCGGTCAACGACTTCCTCTTCACCTACTACTCCTACCGTCCCGCTCAGCTGCTGCGCTGGCACCCGGGGTTCGGGGTGACGCTGTCGGACGCCGCGGAGTACGCGGATCTGCGCGGCTATACGAACGGCACGGTCTCGGCGGACTTCCTCGCCGACAAGCGCCTGCTCGTCGAGACGCTGCTGAAGCTCCTTCGGGCGACCGCTTCGCGCGACGGCAACTTCGGCTGCTTCGGCCTCCATGAGTGGGCGATGGTCTATCGGCTGACCCCGGAGCAGGTACGCCACGCCGACTGGTCCTTGCGGTTGGGGGCTGCCGGCACCGACCGTGTGGTCGAGTCCCACCGCATCGCGTGCAGCCACTTCGACGCGTACCGCTTCTTCACTCCCCCGGCCGCACCGCTCAATACTCTCTCCCCACGATCGGACGACCGCGCGGACTTCGAGCAGCCGGGGTGCCTGCACGGCAACATGGACCTCTACAAGCACGCCTTCCGGCTCTCACCGCTGATCTCCTCCGATCTCGTCGCCGACTGCTTCGAGCTCGCCTGGGAGATCCGCACCATGGACATGAAGGCCGCTCCCTACGACCTCGCCGAGCTCGGCCTCGACCCGATCCGGATCGAGACGGCCGCCGGGAAGCAGGAGTACGCCGCGGCCCAGCGCGCCTTCGCCGAGCGCGCCGCCCCGCTCCGGGAGCGCCTGATCGCCGAGTGCGAGCGGCTGCTCAGAGAAGTCAGCCGCGCCCCGAGTCATGGGTGA
- a CDS encoding DUF3592 domain-containing protein: protein MLPRATTRDEWLTYLGCAVLVAVLGAWVAFDASESQTTATGVVTAGGQWVDCHVEFRDRDGVRHEFTQNQAGSKGPGILSACTMEVGQQATVYYDLADPENAGLAAPEKERAFGVVFVALGIGAGSYVLFRLRALGATSQTRKSRQRR from the coding sequence GTGCTGCCGAGAGCGACAACACGGGACGAGTGGCTGACATACCTTGGCTGCGCCGTTCTCGTCGCCGTGCTAGGCGCGTGGGTCGCCTTCGACGCCAGCGAGTCGCAGACGACGGCGACAGGCGTGGTGACGGCGGGCGGACAGTGGGTCGACTGCCATGTCGAGTTCCGTGACCGAGACGGCGTACGCCATGAGTTCACCCAGAACCAAGCGGGCTCGAAAGGTCCCGGGATTCTATCCGCGTGCACGATGGAAGTTGGCCAACAAGCGACGGTCTACTACGACCTCGCCGACCCCGAAAATGCCGGACTCGCCGCCCCTGAGAAAGAACGGGCCTTCGGCGTGGTGTTCGTTGCCCTCGGCATCGGTGCAGGCTCGTACGTTCTCTTCCGGCTTCGCGCCTTAGGTGCAACTTCACAGACGAGGAAATCTCGCCAGCGCCGCTAG
- a CDS encoding DUF305 domain-containing protein, with protein MPRSDENSRHGSAHGGASDRRTYLRFGAMIATSTAVMYALTYTNLFSLTHARWSEERAYMAVLMGSAMAIVMLGFMWGRMYTNTVLNVVITAAALVVGGMAYVLSQTQVLVGDEAYMRAMTPHHSIAILTSERSDIEDARVRELADGISQTQVEEIKEMDWLLDDIAENGKATTPQEAAERPVPDFATEAQEWLDAPRLLLLMPSAATYAGRGR; from the coding sequence ATGCCACGCTCCGACGAGAACAGCCGCCACGGATCGGCCCATGGTGGAGCGTCCGACCGACGGACGTACCTGCGGTTCGGGGCCATGATCGCGACCTCGACGGCCGTCATGTACGCCCTCACCTACACCAACCTCTTCTCCCTGACTCACGCCCGCTGGAGCGAGGAGCGGGCCTACATGGCCGTGCTGATGGGCTCGGCCATGGCGATCGTGATGCTCGGATTCATGTGGGGCCGGATGTACACGAACACCGTGCTCAACGTGGTGATCACGGCCGCCGCCCTCGTCGTCGGCGGGATGGCGTACGTCCTCTCCCAGACCCAGGTGCTGGTCGGCGACGAGGCCTACATGAGGGCGATGACGCCTCACCACTCCATCGCGATCCTGACCAGCGAACGCTCCGACATCGAGGACGCTCGCGTGCGGGAACTCGCCGACGGGATCAGCCAGACGCAGGTGGAGGAGATCAAGGAGATGGACTGGCTGCTCGACGACATCGCCGAGAACGGCAAGGCCACGACTCCGCAGGAGGCCGCCGAGCGACCGGTCCCCGACTTCGCCACCGAGGCCCAGGAGTGGCTGGACGCTCCTCGTCTGCTCCTACTGATGCCTTCTGCCGCTACCTACGCCGGACGGGGCAGATGA